AAGGGCTCAACCTGCCGGTGAAAAAGAAAAATGGCCTGCGCGTTACGCCTGCCGACCAGATCGACATCATCACCGGTGCGCTGGCGGGGACGGCAAACAAAACGCTGCTGGCCTGGGCGAAGAAGCATCACATTGCCTCCGTTGGTCTGTACCTTGGCGATGGCGATAGCGTAAAAGTGACTCAGCTCGACGAAGAGCTCGGCCATGTTGGACTGGCGCAGCCGGGTTCGCCTAAGCTGATTAACACGCTGTTGGAAAATGGTTTCCTGCCGGTCGTCAGTTCGATTGGGGTGACGGAAGAAGGGCAACTGATGAACGTGAACGCGGACCAGGCGGCGACGGCGCTGGCGGCGACGCTGGGGGCGGATCTGATCCTGCTCTCCGACGTGAGCGGGATTCTCGACGGTAAAGGTCAGCGTATTGCTGAAATGACCGCCGCGAAAGCGGAGCAACTGATCGACCAGGGCATCATTACGGATGGCATGATTGTGAAGGTGAATGCCGCACTGGATGCTGCGCGCACGCTGGGGCGTCCGGTGGATATCGCCTCCTGGCGTCATGCCGAGCAACTCCCGGCGCTGTTCAACGGCACGCCGATCGGTACGCGTATTCTGGCGTAATTATGTTGTGCCCGATGGCGGCTACGCCTTATCGGGCCTACGAAAACACAACCTGTAGGCCGGATTAGCGCAGCGCTATCCGGCAGTGACATTCAAAGAACGAATTTAAGGAAGCATGTTATGGCACTTTGGGGTGGGCGTTTTACTCAGGCAGCAGATCAGCGGTTCAAACAGTTCAACGATTCGTTGCGCTTTGATTACCGTCTGGCGGAGCAGGATATTGTTGGCTCTGTCGCCTGGTCCAAAGCGTTAGTCACCGTCGGCGTGTTGACCGCTGACGAACAGCTTCAGCTCGAAGAGGCGCTGAACATTCTGCTGGAAGAGGTCCGTGCCAATCCTCAGCAGATTCTGCAAAGCGATGCCGAAGATATTCATAGCTGGGTGGAAGGCAAACTGATCGACAAAGTAGGGCAATTAGGTAAAAAGCTGCATACCGGGCGTAGCCGTAATGACCAGGTCGCCACCGATTTGAAACTGTGGTGCAAAGAGACGGTGACCGAACTGCTTACCGCCAATCGTCAGTTGCAAAGCGCGCTGGTCGAGACGGCGGATAATAACCAGGATGCGGTGATGCCGGGATATACCCACCTGCAGCGTGCGCAGCCGGTGACGTTTGCGCACTGGTGTCTGGCCTATGTCGAAATGCTGGCGCGCGATGAAAGCCGTTTGCAGGATGCGTTGAAGCGTCTGGATGTTAGCCCATTAGGCTGTGGCGCTCTGGCAGGGACGGCGTATGAAATCGATCGTGAACAACTGGCCAGTTGGTTGGGTTTTGCCTCGGCAACGCGGAACAGTCTGGACAGCGTCTCCGATCGCGACCACGTGCTGGAACTGCTGTCGGACGCCGCTATCGGTATGGTGCATCTGTCGCGTTTTGCCGAAGACCTGATTTTCTTTAACACGGGTGAGGCGGGCTTTGTCGAGCTTTCCGATCGTGTGACCTCCGGTTCGTCGCTGATGCCGCAGAAGAAAAACCCGGATGCGCTGGAGTTGATTCGCGGTAAATGTGGCCGTGTTCAGGGGGCATTGACCGGCATGATGATGACGCTGAAAGGGTTGCCGCTGGCTTATAACAAAGACATGCAGGAAGACAAAGAAGGTTTGTTCGACGCGCTCGACACCTGGCTGGACTGCCTGCATATGGCTGCGCTGGTGCTGGACGGTATTCAGGTGAAACGTCCGCGTTGTCAGGAAGCAGCGCAGCAGGGTTATGCTAACGCCACCGAACTGGCGGATTATCTGGTCGCGAAAGGCGTCCCGTTCCGTGAAGCACACCATATCGTGGGGGAAACGGTCGTGGAGGCGATTCGCCAGGGGAAACCGCTGGAAGATCTGCCGCTGGCCGACCTACAGAAATTCAGTAGCGTCATCGGCGATGATGTCTATCCGATCCTCTCATTGCAGTCATGTCTGGACAAGCGCGCGGCGAAAGGCGGCGTGTCTCCTCAGCAGGTTGCGCAAGCGATCGGCTATGCGAAGGCGCGTCTGGCATAACGATTATCCGGTTTCACTCAGCCTGGCGCGATGCCAGGCTTTTTTATGTCACTGCATCAGGCATTACTGACCATAGTAGGCATTCGCGCCGTGCTT
The DNA window shown above is from Citrobacter farmeri and carries:
- the argB gene encoding acetylglutamate kinase, which gives rise to MMSPLIIKLGGVLLDSEEALERLFTALVNYRESHQRPLVIVHGGGCVVDELMKGLNLPVKKKNGLRVTPADQIDIITGALAGTANKTLLAWAKKHHIASVGLYLGDGDSVKVTQLDEELGHVGLAQPGSPKLINTLLENGFLPVVSSIGVTEEGQLMNVNADQAATALAATLGADLILLSDVSGILDGKGQRIAEMTAAKAEQLIDQGIITDGMIVKVNAALDAARTLGRPVDIASWRHAEQLPALFNGTPIGTRILA
- the argH gene encoding argininosuccinate lyase, with the protein product MALWGGRFTQAADQRFKQFNDSLRFDYRLAEQDIVGSVAWSKALVTVGVLTADEQLQLEEALNILLEEVRANPQQILQSDAEDIHSWVEGKLIDKVGQLGKKLHTGRSRNDQVATDLKLWCKETVTELLTANRQLQSALVETADNNQDAVMPGYTHLQRAQPVTFAHWCLAYVEMLARDESRLQDALKRLDVSPLGCGALAGTAYEIDREQLASWLGFASATRNSLDSVSDRDHVLELLSDAAIGMVHLSRFAEDLIFFNTGEAGFVELSDRVTSGSSLMPQKKNPDALELIRGKCGRVQGALTGMMMTLKGLPLAYNKDMQEDKEGLFDALDTWLDCLHMAALVLDGIQVKRPRCQEAAQQGYANATELADYLVAKGVPFREAHHIVGETVVEAIRQGKPLEDLPLADLQKFSSVIGDDVYPILSLQSCLDKRAAKGGVSPQQVAQAIGYAKARLA